A stretch of DNA from Montipora capricornis isolate CH-2021 chromosome 1, ASM3666992v2, whole genome shotgun sequence:
AGATAAACTCTGCCAGCTGTGTGCAGCACTTGTTAATCTACAGTTCCCCTTAATCAAGGATGGCTGTAATGATTTCGAATTTGATTAGCTAAATGCATAGATTCCCGATGATTTCATGAGTAATACAACTATAAGGATAATTGTGCAAGGAAGCCAGGAGACTAAGATTATATCAATCTTAAgtaataaaatataattatattgaatAATTATACTTGTATGCAGTCAACTGTGTTATTTAGGACATAAGCTACTTATAATATAACTGAAAATCTCCATAGAGTTAATTATTTACATAGTTGCTTGAACGCACTGGGGACCTGTTATCATGTTCTTGTTCAAAGTTCTCCCTCCACAATCTTGGGAAAAAgtttatgaaaataaaagtcagtcaaaatgtcaatggtAGGTTTCCAAGACTCATCTCACTGTACCTTAAGGACCACAGTGTCCCTTGTTGTCCATACTGTAAAGTAACAATACTTCCTCTGGGCTAAAAACAGCTGGCCCTGAACTTGATCCCAATAGATATGACTAGTCTTAAGGGCATAATGTCCATTTTTGCTCTCCAAATAAAATTTTAACTAACaaggattttgattttgattttaaactcaaattaattgcaaatccataacttggtaactacttgcACGCAAGGATCTTGGAGTTAacgttgtgactgctaaaaagtataataacctAGACATGAATgtacattcaccagaaaagggaatataaatgaccttaaaagcagctatttaaactactagggttacgttcccaatgacacaatcacattcaaaatcaaattcatatccgatcgaatcattgatcattcatgtagaggtgccgatcgtagggtgcaacgcagaaaaaaaataaccttcacgttgaacaatattgccatttccctgccacctggtacaagccaatttactcatgaacggaaaccttaggaatcctcctttctgcacattacagtaactttttgtacccggtggcaacaaactttccacattaaaaattgcgcaaaaaactcacctgtttcgcagctcttttcccacgaaataaaattttccaggagcaaattttccgaggatgatggttggattggacttgcaaacgttttacacaacatagacgttctctaagaatacattccacttgaaactggctttaaaactagccttgatcgctctaaaaagaacggaaaccaacaagctaccgatcCTCAAACGgtagccatttttctgttcttatcgggagtgcttttttcatgagagccaatgatagtcccggaaacgtacACTTTCTATGACTTAATTCTATCACGTgcagcccccccccccataATCACCTGCGATCACCTGCCATATTGggcgactcatgcgcagacatttttcgccagtgaagagTCACGGTCGACGGTCggctttggtttttttgttcAGTCAATATCTTCGTCTTCAGTCAAGTTTTACTACAGATGCTAGACTTGTATCCCAGTGTGTGCGGCTTGGTCGTGTGAGAGAGCAACTCTTGGTTGAAATTCTCCTCGCAAACTTTGTAGCAAGGCTCATAGAAAAGAGGTAAGTGCATAAATCAATCTTATTAATTACCATATTGggcgactcatgcgcagacatttttcaagtcaaaatgtcaatggtAGGTTTCCAAGACTCATCTCACTGTACCTTAAGGACCACAGTGTCCCTTGTTGTCCATACTGTAAAGTAACAATACTTCCTCTGGGCTAAAAACAGCTGGCCCTGAACTTGATCCCAATAGATATGACTAGTCTTAAGGGCATAATGTCCATTTTTGCTCTCCAAATAAAAGTCCTTGTGTTTGACTGCTTCTGCAATGGTTTCATTTCGGTGGGTGTATGGGCATTTGCATTCAAGAACAGCATCATCGCCTACTAGTCCGTCTGGAGATGCACCTAAAACACCAGACTCATGTAGCCATACGCCAGTCTGGACAGGTACCAGGCCAGTCAATGCAGTGAAAGCTCTTATTGCCATTTCTTCATTGTCAACACCCCATGCAATGGCACGGACTCTACTCAGATCGTAATCTCCGAGCAGACGCGTTGTAAGGGCTTGAGTAACTCGTTTGGCTTTCAGTACTGCCCCAAAATTGCTTGCAGTTAGTCGGCCTTTGCGTGTTAAATGCCATGCGGGATTATCGCGTTGCCCGGTTGTGAGAGCACTCACTTCTTTGATTATGTCCTGTCCGACCTTTACATTTTTGATAAAATACTCAAGTTGGCCCACAGAAGTTTGTTCTCCCAGAAAACCTTCTGAAAAAATGATTTCTTCAATTGTTTTGAGAGGTAGTTGGGCAGCAGGCTCTGGCTCTCTACTCAAAAGCCAGCAAACTCCCTTGAACTTTCCATATTGTCGCAATTGACGGTAGAGCCACTCTCTGTCTTCGTTTCTTGGTGCTCGGGACAATGGCGAATAATCTTTTTTCTTCTCAGGAAGAGGAAACATTTGAGAGGCAGCCTGTACTGTCTCTACAGTCTTTTTACGCCGCCACTGACATTCTACGTCCGTTCTGCTTAAATTGCGTACTCCGTAAATGATGATGGCAGCCGCATGGCTACATTTGAACTCTCCCCTCGGGCATTCGCATTCTGTGCTTTTGATATTCAATTGATCGTCCAGATAAACCTGAAATAGTAAGTAACGATTACACGCTTCGTTTGGAATATGTTTTTCCTTACGGAATAACTAGACAGAGAGAAAAACGGCAATGATAATCACTCCAAGGTACGTGTTGTGTCGTTCGACACTTACCGCGACTTTGTAGCTCTTGTTTTTCATACTTGATTTGACTTCACCTCGAATTATTCCTGCAGAATATGTAAAACTTTGTACATGATCAGATCGGTAGTGATTTTCGCCACGATCTAGTGATTTTTGCTCGCCAGAGAAGAAAGAAGCTAAAGAAGAGATTGAAAGCGACGCCATGTTGACTGTTCTCGGGTTTgtttagaactgaaaattttgGTGTCATGACaacgtgacgtcacactttaGGACTCTATGCCTTTAGTCAATTTGAATATCTACAGAATGTGCCTCTCTGTCTGCCGTCGGCCCGATTGCAATGTGCATATAACCAACGCAGTTAAcgcacatgtatgaaaattgtttcgctttgtaagaccagaaaatttttataaatcgcaaatgactgtttcagagtaacattttattcaaacatgggcaaaatagtaaaggaaaaataacctctgaattCGAATGGGTTCGTTCCTTCGATGTTTACATCTGCAGTTACCCCCGTTGACGgtcaaaaatattataaatttacgGAAATCACAACACAGTTATTTTGGTGAATGTCATGAATGATCGGTCAATTAAACTACCACTGTAATCTGAAGTCTGTTGACATTCCCTGgagtaaattctcttcaaagcTCGTCAAGATGACAAACTCTTCCAGAAGTGAGAAAACATCATGTTTTAAATTACTGGAgttgcatgtttttgtttttatgttttttatcGGATGTTAACGGCACCAGGTCTGCTAGCTTTTCTTCAagcgagttttttcttttttttttacttttacacGAAGtgggccttttttgttttaataatgaattggcagctttaaaatagaaacaagaaTCCGGATTTGGATTGTCCCAATGAAACGCAcctaaatttccgagaaaatccacTGCAATTTATCATCCGAAAAGAGGAACCAGCGGTGcttgcccttcgggcaagctacgataagaGAACGTTAGCCCAacaagtcattccactagccccgggctatcAGACAGCACTTTCGTCGTGCCCTGACGACATCTATTTTTCGAAGTCCCAGTGTTAGTTTTCACGCCCAATAATTGTGTAGCTTTCGAAACATACTTCTAATTTTGTAGTTTCTTACGTCTAGCATTTGTTGCATCGTCTTATACTCAATTAGTTCATTGTCATTGTAAGATTAACTTAATTATACTAAGCCCTCACTTCATGACTCATTTCCATTATCATCTGGAAGGCTAGAGATCATATACGAATAAAAATGTAGGAATCATTCACATCTCGGAGATTAAAGTAAGTTAAGAAATTTTCTAGTTCCGAAACTCAACTTCAGTGACATAGAATTCTGCTGAATTTGTGATGCGGAGGAACTGTGATAtaactaataaataaataaagacttTATTTACGTAATAGCCACaggctaataaacttgtggccctgaTTTAATCAACTAATTACAAGTTAAAAATAGAACATCacttaaaattattattaaatgcgATTTAAATAATCGAGAAATGATCATATAAAAGTAGATAAGGGTACATTATTCCAGAGTCTTGAAGCGGATACTGCAAATGTGCGTCCACCTTTGGTTTCTCTTTTATATTTAGGGCAAATAGCGTTGAAATTAGCGTACCGTGTATTCTGTGAATGACGTTTGTGATTAATTACTAGGTGATCATCCAAGGTAGCTTGGTAGAGACCCATGTATACATTTGTACAAAATGGAGCATTTGTCTTTGTTACATTGTTCATAAAAAGGAATCCAGTGTAGCTTATTAAATAGTGCTACCCGATGACGCTTGGCGGTCTGCGTACAAGATACAGAAGATAACTCGCGCTGCGCACTTTTGTAACTTTAAAACTCTATTTAATGACTCCTTGTCACACGATGAGCAGATAACACTCACATAACTCAATACCGGGCGAATTATAGCATTGTAGTATAGTAGGCATTGAGATAACGGCAAAAATACTCTAATCTTATGTAATACAGTATCCACGAATAAAGCCTCTTACAAATCATTTCGACatgcaaattaaaagaaagcatGTCGTCAATTTCTAAACCCAAGAGGGTAGCACTGTTTGCAATTTCAAGGGTTTTTACTCCATCTGTTGTGACATTCGGTAAGCTCAAGTCTCTTTTATTCTCGATTTAGAAAACGTTGGATCCTATCTCGCAACAGCAGATAGTTCGAAAAACAACTCCAAACTGAAGTTGAGTTTCGGGAAGTGCTGGGACTTTGAAAAATAGATGCTGTTTATTCTTCAACAGCTTGACGAACTTGGGGGGTTTCTCGAGTTTCATGATTGACAGCAAAGGCTCTGGCGATGCTAGTCCTAacctggttgttcgaaaggaTAGCTTCCACGATATCTGACACATTCATGATGATTCCCGCTGTCAGAttccatttttgtttgttgtgttGTAGGGACTTTTTGGAAAGGTTAACATGAGGTATTATCATATTGAGATTTGTTCGCAAGGTACCGTATTGGGAAAGTGTGTAACATACCTTTGCGATTCGGTGCGACAAGCATGGTAAAAGGGTTACGAAATTTGCATTGAGAATATAGAGACAACACAGACTCCTTATGTTAAGTTGTAGTCGTTGTTAATTGTATTTCAAGCTCATGTCCAAAGATTTCAGTATATGTCTTACAACTTTCATACAATGATATACGTGATTTACCATGAATGCGTATTTTTCATAATGACTATCTGCATTTCAATACATTTTGTTCTCATTTCACATAAGATGTGTGCATTTCAACAGGTCAAGTGAGAATaagtattaattttgaaacacaTGGCACGCCATAGCAATCCTTAGACAAACTGAACTGGGCATTGGAATTTCCGgactctaaccctaacctaacaaGCTTAGTCAAATGAACAAAAtcttcttttaatttattgatgaaaggaaaggaaaggaactttatttaagtgtctagtcaatTTAGccctggagcgctaattggggacactgtaaagtgaaattaacaatcaacgcaaataaagtcaaatgttggtttttgaggagaggggaaaccggagtacccggagaaacctctcggtgcagagtagagaatttTAACAACGTATTgagaacattcctcaggctgagagtagattaagaacgtttttattttgttcatttgtattttaaatgaaagcataaaatataggtaaataaatgtaaattaactcaaatatttaagggcatattttgtatAACATAACGATGGTTTTCTTAGTAGATGTTATTAGATGTATTTATACTCATGCGTACTGTCTCGGGAGTGAAAAGTAAGTGCTTTCATTACAAGGTGAACCCCGGATGTTTTTGTTAATCCCTTACCGCCTCCTCTCACGCATGTGCAGTTATTCAACCGGAAACAGATTTTTTCGGTTCCGGTCCAAAGCCTCCCCTTGCCCGTTCCGCGGGTGGAGGCTCTCAAAACGAGATTGAGATATTGATGGTTAGAATATTTGAAATGTCATGTATTTGAACTGTGGAATGGACATAAAATGAAAAGTAcaaagatcatcgcagttacaTAAGGTACTTAAGCCTGAACTTGAGTGCTCATGAGTGCTCataggtcaccatggcaacaaaagaataGTATAGTTAAATAGAAATCTGTGGGTATATTAGAGGCGTTGACTCTTCTAGCTTCCACGGTCGCATGAAAGAAGGGCAAGTGTTTGACGAAAGAATTAAATTGCTTTATTAAGTCAGGTTTCCCAATATTACTTTGTTGAATCCAATTGGCTTTCAGCGGATAACGGAAATTAACATGagcagaaacaaaaaaaagaaaaacgtgagCGAATCGTCAACACCGGTTTCTCCATTGTATTACGtaactacaatcctagacaaaactgttgggaaggttagcacttttgaagtctttattgcttctctcccctcccccctccttcaatgttgtgcaaaactgaatggtttcagtggaaaattgttgacttaccttccaacattgaataggggggaggggggctacgtaagagaaagtgaaactatttcttttgagctttaacagaagcaggttgaaatacagctctggtgtggttcatttacataaccttcccaactacttttgtctttgattgtagGTGCTATGAAGGTTCTAACGAAGACATATTTCATGAATGTTAATGCAGAATGAAAGAGGGTTCAGATTAAGGGGTTGTTTTTTTAGTCTATCCACTACTAATCCTGGCACTTTGTTTTGAATGTCGTGTAAATCGATATATTAATGGCTATATTTTTTAATGCTTGTAACAATCCTTAAACGATAAAAATGCCTATCTAATAGttaagacgaaaaaaaaaacactgttaACCGTCTTGAAAACAATCGTTTGCCATATTTTACCA
This window harbors:
- the LOC138050135 gene encoding uncharacterized protein, with amino-acid sequence MASLSISSLASFFSGEQKSLDRGENHYRSDHVQSFTYSAGIIRGEVKSSMKNKSYKVAVYLDDQLNIKSTECECPRGEFKCSHAAAIIIYGVRNLSRTDVECQWRRKKTVETVQAASQMFPLPEKKKDYSPLSRAPRNEDREWLYRQLRQYGKFKGVCWLLSREPEPAAQLPLKTIEEIIFSEGFLGEQTSVGQLEYFIKNVKVGQDIIKEKTWIG